A window from Desulfovibrio aminophilus DSM 12254 encodes these proteins:
- a CDS encoding glutaminyl-peptide cyclotransferase, protein MNVVRPCLLLVLLLCPAAFAGAPLLAPDILAELPHDREAFTEGLLLRDGLFLESVGKYGRSELRRVDPVTGAVLRRTPLAAKYFAEGLTLHDGRLVLLTWKEGTGFFLDPGTLRITGSFVWQGEGWGLTSDGTRLWASDGSDSLRLLDPARMTVLRRIPVRDGDQPVLRLNELEAARGVVWANVWWEDRVAAIAPDSGKVLAWLDLKPLRARLENPGAESANGLACDPESGRLYVTGKFWDKVFVLRLPALP, encoded by the coding sequence ATGAACGTCGTCCGCCCCTGCCTGCTCCTGGTCCTGCTCCTTTGCCCGGCGGCCTTCGCCGGAGCCCCGCTGCTGGCCCCGGACATCCTGGCCGAACTGCCCCATGACCGGGAGGCCTTCACCGAGGGCCTGCTGCTCCGTGACGGCCTGTTCCTCGAATCCGTGGGCAAGTACGGCCGCTCCGAACTCCGGCGGGTGGACCCGGTCACGGGCGCGGTGCTGCGCCGGACCCCCCTGGCCGCGAAGTATTTCGCCGAGGGCCTGACCCTGCACGACGGGCGGCTCGTCCTGCTCACCTGGAAAGAAGGCACGGGCTTCTTTCTCGACCCCGGAACGTTGCGCATCACCGGCAGCTTTGTCTGGCAAGGCGAAGGCTGGGGCCTGACCTCGGACGGGACGCGGCTCTGGGCCAGCGACGGTTCGGACAGCCTGCGGCTTCTGGACCCGGCGCGGATGACCGTGCTCCGGCGCATCCCCGTGCGCGACGGCGACCAGCCCGTGCTCCGGCTCAACGAGTTGGAGGCGGCAAGGGGCGTGGTCTGGGCCAATGTCTGGTGGGAAGACCGCGTGGCGGCCATCGCCCCGGACAGCGGCAAGGTGCTGGCTTGGCTGGACCTGAAGCCCCTGCGCGCGCGGCTGGAGAACCCCGGGGCCGAGTCCGCCAACGGCTTGGCCTGCGACCCGGAATCCGGCCGCCTCTACGTCACGGGCAAATTCTGGGACAAGGTCTTCGTCCTACGCCTGCCCGCGCTTCCGTAG
- the lgt gene encoding prolipoprotein diacylglyceryl transferase — MIKLPILDPAIFRVGPIEVRWYGFMYALGFTLAWVLGRLRARQSWRGWTPAMMDDVLSWLILGLLLGARIGYVLFYDPVFFWNHPAEIPAVWNGGMSFHGGAIGVFLAVWLFARKHGKTILEVGDFIVPLAPPGLFFGRMGNFINNELPGRVSDLPWAVIYPGTAGDTPRHPSQLYEAGLEGVVLFTLLWVYSRKPRPVGSTSGLFLLGYGSFRFFCEFFREPDVQLGFVAFGWMSMGQVLCLPMVAAGLWLLLRKRGQA; from the coding sequence GGCCCCATCGAGGTGCGCTGGTACGGCTTCATGTACGCCCTGGGCTTCACCCTGGCCTGGGTTCTGGGCCGCCTGCGGGCCCGGCAGTCCTGGCGCGGCTGGACCCCGGCCATGATGGACGACGTCCTCTCCTGGCTCATCCTCGGGCTTCTGCTGGGCGCGCGCATCGGTTACGTGCTCTTCTACGACCCCGTGTTCTTCTGGAACCATCCGGCCGAGATTCCGGCGGTCTGGAACGGCGGCATGAGCTTCCACGGCGGGGCCATCGGCGTGTTCCTGGCGGTTTGGCTCTTCGCCCGCAAGCACGGCAAGACCATCCTGGAGGTGGGCGACTTCATCGTGCCCCTGGCGCCTCCTGGCCTGTTCTTCGGCCGCATGGGCAATTTCATCAACAACGAGCTGCCCGGCAGGGTCTCGGACCTGCCCTGGGCCGTGATCTACCCCGGCACGGCCGGGGACACGCCCCGTCATCCCTCCCAGCTCTATGAGGCCGGGCTGGAGGGCGTCGTCCTGTTCACTTTGCTCTGGGTCTATTCCCGCAAACCCCGCCCCGTGGGCTCGACCTCCGGGCTGTTCCTCCTGGGCTACGGCTCGTTCCGGTTCTTCTGCGAGTTCTTCCGCGAACCGGACGTCCAACTCGGCTTCGTGGCCTTCGGCTGGATGAGCATGGGGCAGGTGCTCTGCCTGCCCATGGTCGCCGCCGGGCTTTGGCTTCTGCTACGGAAGCGCGGGCAGGCGTAG